Proteins found in one Deinococcus misasensis DSM 22328 genomic segment:
- a CDS encoding DUF1572 family protein encodes MDELSLHYLNTVRKVFTNYRNMAEKAMAQLSDEQFFFLLDPESNSTALIVKHLAGNMRSRWENYLSEDGEKPDRHRDQEFIMDGDTRASLMAAWEKGWTLAFQALDDVPDLHYKVKIRGEDHTILEAIERQIAHVSYHVGQMVFLAKHLKSEDWQTLSIPRNQSQQFNQQMQDKK; translated from the coding sequence ATGGATGAATTGAGCTTGCATTACCTGAATACGGTCCGCAAAGTGTTCACCAATTACCGCAACATGGCTGAAAAAGCCATGGCCCAGCTTTCGGATGAACAGTTTTTCTTCTTGCTCGACCCTGAAAGCAACAGCACCGCATTGATTGTGAAGCATCTGGCGGGAAACATGCGTTCCAGATGGGAAAATTATCTGAGTGAAGATGGTGAAAAGCCTGACCGCCACAGGGATCAGGAATTCATCATGGATGGAGACACCCGAGCATCCCTGATGGCTGCGTGGGAAAAGGGTTGGACTCTGGCTTTTCAGGCTCTGGATGATGTGCCTGATTTGCACTACAAAGTCAAAATCCGTGGTGAGGACCATACCATTCTGGAGGCGATTGAGCGCCAAATTGCCCATGTGTCCTACCATGTGGGTCAAATGGTGTTTCTGGCCAAGCACTTGAAAAGTGAAGATTGGCAGACCCTGAGCATTCCCAGAAACCAGAGCCAGCAGTTCAACCAGCAGATGCAAGACAAAAAATAA
- a CDS encoding YgaP family membrane protein, whose translation MSHNENTTDRIIRIVLALVLLALILTQTVTGTLAVVFGVLGVVFVATAAIGFCPLYQLFGISTCAVKR comes from the coding sequence ATGTCACACAATGAAAACACCACCGATCGCATCATCCGAATCGTGCTTGCTCTGGTTTTGCTGGCCCTGATCCTCACCCAGACCGTCACAGGAACACTGGCCGTCGTTTTTGGAGTGCTCGGGGTGGTCTTCGTGGCCACGGCAGCCATTGGGTTTTGCCCGTTGTATCAGCTTTTTGGGATTTCGACCTGTGCTGTGAAGCGGTAG
- a CDS encoding helix-turn-helix transcriptional regulator, with product MVENDSRMKLVTHLKMHGPSTILQLRETLGLSENAIRHHLHALDEEGFLEVSSAPNERGRPGKLYSLHESADRVFPQMADELLKLALLSVSELGVKQQVLQLMVDQLSQEFKGSALEPEGRVHELAEKFDYGGMLTRTIEHPAAWELQAFHCHFRKLSQEFPDMCEIPRRVIEGVTGLPCERPVCQRTGERSCVFLISKTL from the coding sequence ATGGTGGAAAATGACTCGCGCATGAAACTGGTGACCCACCTGAAGATGCATGGCCCGAGCACCATCTTGCAGCTTCGTGAAACGCTGGGCCTCAGTGAGAACGCCATCCGGCATCACTTGCATGCTCTGGATGAGGAGGGCTTTCTAGAGGTCTCCTCTGCCCCAAATGAACGTGGCAGGCCGGGCAAACTGTACAGCTTGCATGAATCGGCAGATCGGGTGTTCCCACAAATGGCCGATGAACTCTTGAAACTGGCCCTGCTTTCGGTGTCAGAACTCGGGGTCAAACAGCAGGTGTTGCAGCTCATGGTGGATCAACTCTCTCAGGAGTTCAAAGGGTCCGCTCTGGAACCTGAAGGCAGGGTCCATGAACTGGCCGAAAAGTTTGATTACGGCGGAATGCTGACCCGCACCATCGAACATCCTGCAGCATGGGAGCTGCAAGCGTTTCATTGCCACTTCCGCAAACTGAGTCAGGAATTTCCCGACATGTGCGAAATTCCCAGACGGGTCATTGAAGGGGTTACGGGCCTTCCCTGTGAACGCCCCGTGTGCCAGAGAACCGGAGAGCGGAGTTGTGTGTTCTTGATCTCCAAAACCTTGTAA
- a CDS encoding GNAT family N-acetyltransferase, producing MSRPKIMPGQQVFLGQLQKEDLPEIYKHINGVEIATLSGGFAAPVSLESQTQWYEQNHKNPARVDFGIFLNETEQLMGTVSLKSINHHQQTAGLGIVIFRQEHLGKGHGTEASRLMVEYGMFHLNLYNIDLLVLSNNVRAIRAYEKAGFQTLGKRTGCFVLGGQRLDGTWMDIVRDEVDLSHLRTRYFGTRAQRGTP from the coding sequence ATGAGCAGACCAAAAATCATGCCAGGACAGCAGGTTTTTCTGGGCCAATTGCAAAAAGAAGACCTTCCCGAAATTTACAAACACATCAATGGTGTGGAAATCGCCACACTTTCTGGAGGATTTGCAGCACCTGTGTCTCTGGAAAGCCAGACCCAGTGGTATGAACAGAACCACAAAAACCCCGCGCGGGTGGATTTTGGCATTTTCCTCAATGAAACAGAGCAACTGATGGGTACCGTTTCCCTGAAAAGCATCAACCATCACCAGCAAACTGCAGGTCTGGGGATTGTGATCTTCCGTCAAGAACACCTTGGAAAAGGCCATGGAACAGAAGCCAGCCGTCTGATGGTGGAGTACGGCATGTTTCACCTGAACCTCTACAACATTGATTTGCTGGTTTTGAGCAACAATGTCCGGGCCATCCGTGCCTATGAAAAAGCAGGGTTTCAGACCCTCGGCAAACGAACAGGCTGCTTTGTGCTGGGTGGACAAAGGTTGGATGGCACGTGGATGGACATTGTGCGGGATGAAGTGGACCTGTCCCACCTGAGGACCCGGTATTTTGGCACCAGAGCGCAGAGAGGCACCCCATGA
- a CDS encoding [LysW]-aminoadipate kinase has translation MIIVKVGGSLGIDYDALCRDIAALYKAGEKLILVHGGSAETNRVAEALGHPPRFITSPSGYTSRFTDRETIEIFEMVYCGKMNKGIVERLQKLGVNAVGLSGLDGRVFEGKHKDSVRSVENGKVKLLRGDHTGTVEKVNTHLIELLLDNGYLPVLTPPASSYEGVAINVDGDRAAAALATALKAHTLMMLSNVPGLLREYPNEDSLIPFIPATDVESYMGFAQDRMKKKVLGAAEAVAGGVGRVIFGDARIESPVSAALSGRGTVVADKANAAD, from the coding sequence ATGATCATCGTGAAGGTTGGCGGATCTTTAGGCATCGACTACGACGCGCTGTGCAGAGACATTGCAGCGCTGTACAAAGCCGGGGAAAAACTCATCCTGGTGCACGGCGGCAGTGCCGAAACCAACCGGGTGGCAGAAGCCCTCGGGCATCCCCCCCGTTTCATCACCTCTCCCAGTGGCTACACCAGCCGCTTCACCGACCGTGAAACCATCGAAATCTTCGAAATGGTCTACTGCGGCAAAATGAACAAAGGCATTGTGGAACGCCTGCAAAAACTGGGCGTCAATGCTGTGGGCCTCAGCGGTCTGGACGGACGGGTCTTTGAAGGCAAGCACAAAGACAGCGTGCGCAGCGTGGAAAATGGCAAAGTCAAACTTTTGCGCGGTGACCACACCGGCACCGTTGAAAAAGTGAACACCCACCTGATTGAACTCCTGCTGGACAACGGCTATCTGCCTGTCCTGACTCCCCCTGCCAGCAGCTACGAAGGGGTGGCCATCAACGTGGACGGAGACCGCGCAGCAGCAGCTCTGGCCACAGCGCTGAAAGCCCACACCCTGATGATGCTGTCCAACGTTCCCGGCCTGCTCCGCGAATACCCCAATGAGGACAGCCTGATCCCCTTCATTCCCGCCACCGATGTGGAATCCTACATGGGTTTCGCACAGGACCGCATGAAGAAAAAAGTGCTGGGCGCCGCAGAAGCCGTGGCCGGAGGCGTGGGCCGTGTGATCTTCGGAGATGCCCGCATTGAAAGTCCGGTGTCTGCAGCCCTCTCTGGACGTGGCACTGTCGTTGCAGACAAAGCGAACGCAGCAGACTGA
- the argC gene encoding N-acetyl-gamma-glutamyl-phosphate reductase: MTKLKVGIVGGSGYAGGEFLRLALGHPNLEVTQVTSERNAGDPITFVHPNLRGRTNLKFRRMADLEPVDVLVLALPHGNAAKRFHQFAGLADTIIDLSADFRIKDLDLYKKYYDEDHPAPELLDQWVYGNPELHREDLKGAKRIACAGCFATSAILALYPLLKLGVPQPKDIIITGLVGSSAAGASSSDASHHPERDNSYRVYAATGHRHYAELRQELPGNFPIHMTAIAGPHVRGILTTAQLWIPDGYSERDVWGAFREVYGSEPFIRIVKVRKGIHRYPDPKLVSGTNYCDIGFEIDQDSGRVVVMSAIDNLMKGTAGHAIQSLNIAQGWEETLGLEFAGLHP; encoded by the coding sequence ATGACGAAACTCAAAGTAGGCATTGTTGGCGGGTCCGGTTACGCAGGAGGAGAATTCCTGCGTCTGGCCCTCGGGCACCCCAATCTGGAAGTCACCCAGGTCACCAGTGAACGCAACGCTGGCGATCCCATCACCTTCGTGCACCCCAACCTGAGGGGCCGCACCAACCTCAAATTCCGCCGCATGGCCGATCTGGAGCCAGTGGATGTGCTGGTGCTGGCCTTGCCCCACGGCAACGCGGCCAAGCGCTTCCACCAGTTTGCTGGACTGGCAGACACCATCATCGACCTGTCTGCCGATTTCCGCATCAAGGATCTGGACCTCTACAAGAAGTACTACGATGAGGACCACCCTGCCCCCGAGCTGCTGGACCAGTGGGTTTACGGCAACCCTGAGCTGCACCGCGAAGACCTGAAAGGGGCCAAGCGCATTGCCTGCGCAGGTTGCTTTGCCACCAGTGCCATTCTGGCCCTGTATCCCCTCCTGAAACTGGGTGTGCCTCAGCCCAAAGACATCATCATCACCGGTCTGGTGGGGTCCAGCGCTGCCGGGGCCAGTTCCAGCGACGCCAGCCACCACCCCGAGCGGGACAACAGCTACCGGGTGTACGCCGCCACCGGTCACCGCCACTACGCCGAGCTGCGTCAGGAGCTTCCCGGCAACTTCCCCATCCACATGACCGCCATTGCCGGTCCTCACGTGCGCGGAATCCTGACCACCGCCCAGCTGTGGATTCCCGACGGCTACAGCGAACGCGACGTGTGGGGCGCTTTCCGTGAAGTGTACGGCAGCGAGCCTTTCATCCGCATTGTGAAGGTGCGCAAAGGCATCCACCGTTACCCCGATCCCAAGCTGGTCTCTGGGACCAACTACTGCGACATCGGCTTCGAGATCGATCAGGACTCTGGCCGCGTGGTGGTCATGAGCGCCATCGACAACCTGATGAAAGGCACCGCAGGTCACGCCATCCAGTCCCTGAACATCGCTCAGGGCTGGGAGGAGACTCTGGGGTTGGAGTTCGCGGGGTTGCATCCTTAA
- a CDS encoding PLP-dependent aminotransferase family protein, which produces MLRELSLSIQRSSATPLHQQIRDQLRKSILQGQLVAGTRLPSSRDVARALGVTRNTVIAAFEDLMAEGLLVSRQGSGTFVHPEVLAHTEGMPPIERDPTWMKKPPLALPVSSPIKAGTIAFRAGQPSLEALQQDEWKSLWRAVGNRAFPVDYGDPQGEGELREQVALFVRRSRGIACTAKDVLITSGTIHALNLIAQVTLEQADPMAFEEPGFPLAREVFKRHGATVTGIQVDEDGLRVQDLPTEQPPVLIYTTPSHQFPLGYRMSLPRREALLRYAATHDSLILEDDYESEFRFDAPLPALASMDRHGLVAYIGTLSKVLSPAIRLGYLVASRPLIERITPLRQLGDYQHSDVLQTLALELLKRGMLDRHIKNMRKVYAQKRQVLRDALRETAGLCKLIGIEAGLHGFLVLPEHIPYQKVMERCAERGVLPEAPNRYYATHAPLNGLVLGYGGLSIPEIQKGGKVLSEVILQLASEHAK; this is translated from the coding sequence GTGCTCCGAGAACTTTCCCTTTCGATTCAGCGGTCTTCTGCAACACCTTTGCATCAGCAAATTCGGGATCAACTGCGCAAAAGCATCTTGCAAGGTCAACTGGTTGCTGGAACCCGCTTGCCTTCCAGTCGCGATGTGGCCCGAGCGCTCGGGGTGACCCGAAACACAGTGATTGCTGCCTTTGAAGACCTGATGGCCGAAGGGTTGCTGGTGTCCAGACAGGGTTCAGGCACGTTTGTGCATCCCGAGGTGCTGGCCCACACAGAAGGCATGCCTCCCATCGAACGGGATCCCACATGGATGAAAAAACCCCCTCTGGCCTTGCCGGTCAGCTCGCCCATCAAAGCGGGCACCATTGCATTCCGTGCAGGGCAGCCCAGTCTGGAAGCTTTACAGCAAGACGAATGGAAATCCCTCTGGCGTGCAGTGGGCAACCGTGCTTTTCCAGTGGACTACGGGGATCCTCAGGGGGAAGGGGAACTCCGGGAGCAGGTGGCCCTTTTTGTGCGCAGGTCCAGAGGTATTGCCTGCACTGCCAAGGATGTGCTGATCACCTCTGGGACCATTCATGCCCTGAATTTGATTGCACAGGTGACCCTAGAACAAGCAGACCCTATGGCCTTCGAAGAACCGGGATTTCCTCTGGCCCGTGAAGTATTCAAGCGCCATGGGGCCACTGTGACAGGAATTCAGGTGGATGAAGACGGTCTGCGCGTACAGGACCTGCCCACCGAACAGCCTCCAGTGCTGATTTACACCACTCCCAGCCATCAGTTTCCTCTGGGTTACCGCATGTCCTTGCCCAGAAGGGAAGCCTTGCTGCGTTATGCGGCCACACACGACAGCCTGATCCTTGAAGACGACTACGAAAGCGAATTTCGCTTTGATGCCCCTTTGCCTGCTCTGGCCTCCATGGACCGACATGGACTGGTGGCCTACATCGGGACCCTTTCCAAAGTCCTGTCGCCTGCCATCCGGCTTGGATACCTGGTGGCTTCAAGGCCCCTGATTGAACGCATCACCCCACTGCGGCAACTCGGGGATTACCAGCATTCCGATGTGCTGCAAACCCTTGCTCTGGAACTGCTCAAACGGGGCATGCTGGACCGTCACATCAAAAACATGCGCAAGGTGTATGCCCAGAAAAGACAGGTGCTCAGAGACGCCCTCAGGGAAACGGCAGGTTTGTGCAAACTGATTGGCATTGAGGCAGGTTTGCATGGTTTTCTGGTGCTGCCAGAGCACATCCCTTACCAGAAGGTCATGGAACGTTGTGCAGAGCGTGGGGTGCTTCCAGAAGCTCCAAACCGATATTACGCAACCCATGCACCCCTCAATGGTCTGGTGCTCGGGTATGGAGGACTGTCCATCCCTGAGATTCAAAAAGGAGGCAAAGTTCTCAGCGAGGTGATTCTGCAACTGGCTTCAGAACATGCAAAATGA
- a CDS encoding LacI family DNA-binding transcriptional regulator: MSKITINEVARIAGVSIGTVSRVLNNRADVNEQTRKQVLEVVRQLGYVPDAGARKLARGTRGLIAVAPFSSHASNSPYYAIIMDAVQEVLMQHGYTARVIEPSLADPAKVQAYIFPGLRLHDTRLEQLRDKGIPHVVIGRLTETGTPWVDVDNFKGMQSSVLHLVKLGHTRIAHLTGSPIGQTTFDRLEAYHQTLAQHNIEEDPDLILDGGFSELGGYRAVRQALEKGIEFTAISSASDEMAVGAIYALEDAGLRVPYDVSVTGFDDLEIAQVFRPALTTVKQPIREVGHAAANMLLDILENRPADHVLLPTELVVRSSSGPVKRMVKR; encoded by the coding sequence ATGAGTAAAATCACCATCAATGAAGTGGCCCGCATTGCCGGGGTTTCCATTGGAACCGTGTCCCGCGTGCTCAACAACCGGGCAGATGTCAACGAACAAACCCGCAAACAGGTCCTCGAAGTGGTCCGTCAGCTTGGATACGTTCCAGATGCAGGGGCACGCAAACTGGCCAGAGGCACCCGTGGCCTGATTGCAGTGGCCCCTTTCTCCAGCCACGCATCCAACAGTCCCTACTACGCCATCATCATGGATGCAGTGCAAGAAGTGCTCATGCAGCATGGGTACACCGCCCGCGTGATTGAACCCTCTCTGGCCGACCCTGCCAAAGTGCAAGCCTACATCTTCCCCGGTTTGCGCCTGCACGACACCCGACTGGAACAGCTCAGGGACAAAGGCATCCCCCATGTGGTGATTGGTCGCCTCACCGAAACAGGCACCCCCTGGGTGGATGTGGACAACTTCAAAGGCATGCAAAGTTCGGTGCTGCACCTCGTCAAACTCGGGCACACCCGCATCGCCCACCTGACCGGAAGCCCCATTGGACAGACCACCTTTGACCGTCTGGAGGCCTACCACCAGACCCTCGCCCAGCACAACATCGAAGAAGACCCTGATCTGATTCTGGACGGTGGTTTCAGTGAACTGGGGGGGTACCGTGCTGTCCGTCAAGCCCTCGAAAAAGGCATCGAATTCACAGCCATCTCTTCTGCTTCCGATGAAATGGCGGTTGGAGCCATTTACGCTCTGGAAGATGCCGGTTTGCGGGTTCCCTACGACGTGAGCGTGACCGGTTTCGATGATCTGGAAATCGCACAGGTGTTCCGCCCAGCCCTCACCACCGTCAAACAACCCATCCGTGAAGTGGGACATGCCGCCGCCAACATGCTGCTGGACATCCTCGAAAACCGTCCAGCAGACCATGTGCTGCTGCCCACCGAGTTGGTGGTTCGGAGTTCCTCTGGGCCGGTCAAACGCATGGTGAAAAGGTAA
- a CDS encoding SIR2 family NAD-dependent protein deacylase, whose protein sequence is MGSRPKHLVVFSGAGISAESGLSTFRDFGGFWQHHRIDEVASLEAWRKQPREVLKFYNEWRKQVMQAQPNPAHIALKNLERHYQVSIITQNVDDLHERAGSSNVLHLHGEIFKARSTRNPELVYHLQGPDLKWGDTCELGSQLRPHIVWFGEEVTQFNQAAHLMRQADILMVVGSSLAVYPASSLLQYVPEHAPKYIIDPRQPRMARMQNLSFIQSMASKGVPQLARELIALESLAH, encoded by the coding sequence ATGGGAAGCAGACCCAAACATCTTGTCGTTTTCTCTGGTGCTGGCATATCAGCGGAAAGTGGACTCTCCACCTTCCGCGATTTCGGTGGCTTCTGGCAACACCACCGCATCGACGAGGTGGCCTCTTTGGAAGCCTGGCGCAAGCAGCCCCGCGAAGTCCTGAAGTTTTACAACGAATGGCGGAAACAGGTGATGCAGGCCCAACCCAATCCGGCCCACATTGCCCTGAAAAACCTTGAGAGGCATTATCAGGTGAGCATCATCACCCAGAATGTGGATGACCTGCATGAACGTGCAGGGTCCAGCAATGTGCTGCACCTGCACGGAGAAATCTTCAAAGCCCGGTCCACCCGCAATCCAGAGCTGGTTTACCACTTGCAGGGTCCAGACCTGAAGTGGGGTGACACCTGTGAACTGGGTTCCCAGTTGCGTCCCCACATCGTCTGGTTTGGCGAGGAGGTCACCCAGTTCAATCAGGCGGCCCACCTCATGCGTCAGGCCGACATCCTGATGGTGGTGGGCAGTTCTCTGGCGGTGTATCCGGCCTCTTCCCTCTTGCAGTACGTTCCAGAACATGCCCCCAAATACATCATTGATCCCAGGCAACCCCGCATGGCCCGGATGCAAAACCTGTCTTTCATCCAATCGATGGCCAGCAAAGGGGTGCCCCAGTTGGCCCGAGAATTGATTGCACTGGAAAGTCTGGCCCACTGA
- a CDS encoding GNAT family N-acetyltransferase — protein MRPILFRGEKVMLGVVERTDIPEIAPYFQNPAMTMYMYGYGKTTSLEEEHQWYENTLNDPNNVTFGILTLEGLLIGTCSLFGINHRSGTATFGICIWNPEFWSQGYGTEATQLMVEYGMFHLNLYNIDLIVYSFNPRAIQAYLKVGFREVGRRRGAALLGDERFDKVWMEILRDQVNLERMQGMVSLMQSGPKP, from the coding sequence ATGAGGCCCATCCTGTTTCGAGGGGAAAAAGTGATGCTGGGTGTGGTGGAACGCACCGACATTCCTGAAATTGCGCCTTATTTCCAGAATCCAGCCATGACCATGTACATGTATGGGTATGGAAAGACCACTTCTCTGGAAGAGGAGCACCAGTGGTATGAGAACACCCTCAACGATCCGAACAATGTCACTTTTGGAATTCTGACACTGGAAGGTCTCCTGATTGGAACGTGCTCATTGTTTGGCATCAATCACCGCTCAGGAACCGCCACTTTTGGCATTTGCATCTGGAACCCAGAGTTCTGGAGTCAGGGTTATGGGACAGAAGCCACCCAACTGATGGTGGAATATGGGATGTTCCACCTCAACCTCTACAACATTGACCTGATTGTATATTCATTCAATCCTCGGGCCATTCAGGCCTACCTGAAAGTGGGCTTCCGCGAGGTGGGACGCCGCCGGGGGGCAGCTTTGTTGGGGGATGAACGTTTTGACAAAGTCTGGATGGAAATCCTGCGGGATCAGGTGAACCTGGAGCGCATGCAGGGCATGGTGTCCTTGATGCAAAGTGGTCCCAAACCCTGA
- a CDS encoding aspartate aminotransferase family protein, which translates to MTATTPNWLELEQKYDSGVYNKHQVVMVKGKDATVWDSEGNAYIDCVGGYGVANIGHCNDDVVAAIKEQAETLLVMPQTLPNDKRAEFLDELVSVLPEGLNRVFLCSTGTEAMEAAKKFAVTATGGRTKFISMKRGFSGRTLGALAFTWEPKYREPFKGVMDQNVEFITYGDIEALRAAIDDNTAAVIMEPVQGEGGVRPGSVEFIQAARELTRAKGALLILDEIQTGFCRTGKMFACEHSGVVPDGMTLAKAMAGGVPIGAFAMNAEVADKMPKGGHGTTFGGNPLAMAAGVAAIRYMKRNQLWKQAEEKGNHFMQKLREIGSPKIREVRGLGLMIGVELKEKSAPYITALEHEHHVLTLQATPLVVRFLPPISISYEQIDQAVAAFKTVLENVEG; encoded by the coding sequence ATGACTGCAACCACCCCCAACTGGCTGGAACTCGAACAAAAATACGACAGCGGCGTGTACAACAAGCACCAGGTCGTGATGGTCAAAGGCAAAGACGCCACCGTGTGGGACAGCGAAGGCAATGCTTACATCGACTGCGTGGGCGGTTATGGTGTGGCCAACATCGGACACTGCAATGACGATGTGGTGGCAGCCATCAAAGAGCAGGCCGAAACCCTCTTGGTGATGCCCCAGACCCTTCCCAACGACAAGCGAGCCGAATTCCTTGATGAACTGGTCAGCGTGCTTCCAGAGGGCCTGAACCGGGTGTTCCTGTGCTCCACAGGCACCGAAGCCATGGAGGCTGCCAAAAAGTTCGCCGTGACCGCCACCGGCGGACGCACCAAATTCATCTCCATGAAACGCGGCTTCTCTGGGCGCACCCTGGGTGCTCTGGCTTTTACCTGGGAGCCCAAATACCGTGAGCCCTTCAAAGGCGTGATGGACCAGAACGTGGAGTTCATCACCTACGGGGACATTGAAGCCCTGAGAGCCGCCATCGATGACAACACCGCCGCAGTGATCATGGAGCCTGTGCAAGGTGAAGGTGGCGTGCGCCCCGGATCTGTGGAATTCATTCAGGCTGCCCGTGAACTCACCAGAGCAAAAGGTGCCCTCTTGATTCTGGACGAAATCCAGACTGGCTTTTGCCGCACCGGAAAAATGTTCGCCTGCGAGCACTCTGGCGTGGTCCCTGACGGCATGACCCTCGCCAAAGCCATGGCAGGTGGGGTGCCCATCGGTGCTTTTGCCATGAACGCCGAAGTGGCAGACAAAATGCCCAAAGGCGGTCACGGCACCACTTTCGGCGGTAACCCTCTGGCCATGGCTGCAGGTGTGGCTGCCATCCGCTACATGAAGCGCAACCAGCTCTGGAAGCAGGCAGAAGAAAAAGGCAACCACTTCATGCAAAAACTGCGTGAAATTGGCAGCCCCAAAATCCGCGAAGTGCGCGGTCTGGGCCTGATGATCGGCGTGGAACTCAAAGAGAAGAGTGCCCCCTACATCACCGCTCTGGAACATGAGCACCACGTCCTGACCCTGCAGGCCACCCCTCTGGTGGTGCGCTTCCTGCCCCCCATTTCGATTTCCTACGAGCAAATCGATCAGGCTGTAGCAGCATTCAAAACCGTGCTGGAGAATGTAGAAGGCTGA